Proteins from a single region of Thiomicrorhabdus sp. Kp2:
- a CDS encoding ANTAR domain-containing response regulator: MNPAFSVLLISDALSPTNTIYEGLKNSGASAIHTCAATESFLQVLDSVQVDLIVLDVDKPSVDLFEQFTVVQEFCPKPIVCFSNDSDSKVIEKSVKAGVAAYIVDGKSEERIKPIIDVAILRFNQCQAVKKELAQVKDKLSERAVIEKAKGLLIEHKNMTENDAYKTLRKMAMDQGKKISVVAHEVCGVLIGLEGISS; the protein is encoded by the coding sequence ATGAACCCTGCATTTTCAGTTTTACTCATTAGTGACGCACTCTCACCTACCAACACCATTTATGAAGGTTTAAAAAACTCAGGAGCATCGGCAATACATACCTGTGCAGCTACAGAAAGCTTTTTACAAGTTCTGGATTCTGTTCAGGTGGATTTAATTGTTCTTGATGTTGATAAGCCGAGCGTTGATCTTTTTGAACAATTTACTGTGGTGCAAGAGTTTTGCCCTAAACCCATTGTTTGCTTCAGTAACGATTCGGACTCTAAAGTGATAGAAAAATCGGTAAAAGCAGGAGTGGCTGCTTATATTGTTGATGGTAAATCAGAGGAGCGAATTAAGCCGATTATTGATGTGGCGATTTTACGTTTCAACCAATGTCAGGCTGTTAAAAAAGAACTGGCTCAGGTTAAAGATAAGCTTTCTGAACGTGCTGTCATAGAGAAAGCCAAAGGGTTATTAATTGAGCATAAAAATATGACCGAAAATGATGCATATAAAACTTTAAGAAAAATGGCAATGGATCAAGGTAAAAAGATTTCTGTTGTAGCCCATGAAGTGTGTGGTGTATTAATTGGTTTAGAAGGGATTTCATCTTAA
- a CDS encoding EAL domain-containing protein, giving the protein MYILKVDDKELYSVFQPIYSFSNQACIGAEVLVRGRNLLTNKATSVKDCLAAPKEMTKSNFTRQLNKIHLQNWQNKKSEQSWIFLNLDFQYFDSLSDLCISGLLNELNLKGNQLVVEVVESEIHDDVLFQNLIQSLRSYGCLIALDDFGAGHSNIDRIWKAQPDIVKLDRAVLIEATKSMRGQSILRNLTRLIQQAGSIALLEGVETKEQALLAMDVGVDLVQGFYFAKPERGFDIFKKGEERITEVTQLYPLYQKERKFVEKLQKRGYETLFDSLTGIDSAEELEYEMLTVSDLSFVKRFYILDYNGFQISEDHSQEEQNHSTMNESILKKGKGLCWKNRRYFIKAMQNPTQVYVSKPYRSLIDVELCLTVSKVIELINGIQVIACYDVHYRDKSISSVQISV; this is encoded by the coding sequence ATGTACATACTGAAAGTTGACGATAAAGAACTTTATTCAGTATTTCAACCTATTTATAGTTTCTCTAACCAGGCTTGTATTGGTGCTGAGGTGCTTGTTAGGGGTAGGAATTTGTTAACAAACAAAGCCACTTCTGTTAAGGATTGTTTAGCCGCTCCAAAAGAAATGACAAAAAGTAACTTTACTCGTCAACTGAATAAGATTCATTTGCAAAACTGGCAAAATAAAAAGAGCGAGCAGAGCTGGATATTTTTGAACTTAGATTTTCAATATTTTGATAGCTTGAGTGATTTATGCATTTCAGGTTTGCTTAATGAACTCAACCTTAAAGGTAATCAGCTTGTTGTTGAAGTGGTTGAAAGTGAAATTCATGATGATGTGTTATTTCAAAACTTAATTCAAAGTTTAAGAAGTTACGGTTGTTTGATTGCATTAGATGATTTTGGAGCAGGTCATTCAAATATAGATCGTATTTGGAAAGCGCAGCCAGACATCGTTAAGCTTGACCGAGCGGTGCTTATTGAAGCGACTAAAAGTATGAGAGGGCAAAGTATATTAAGGAACTTAACCCGTTTGATTCAGCAAGCTGGCAGTATTGCTTTGCTTGAAGGCGTTGAAACCAAAGAGCAAGCATTATTGGCAATGGATGTTGGTGTTGACTTGGTTCAGGGTTTTTATTTTGCTAAACCCGAGCGTGGATTTGATATTTTTAAAAAAGGTGAAGAACGTATTACTGAGGTTACGCAGTTGTATCCTTTGTATCAAAAAGAGCGTAAGTTTGTAGAAAAGCTTCAGAAAAGAGGCTACGAGACACTTTTTGATAGTTTAACTGGTATAGATTCTGCTGAAGAGCTTGAATATGAAATGCTTACCGTGTCAGACCTTTCATTTGTTAAACGGTTTTATATTTTGGATTATAACGGCTTTCAAATTAGCGAAGATCATTCGCAAGAAGAACAAAATCATTCAACGATGAATGAGAGTATTTTGAAGAAAGGTAAAGGGCTTTGTTGGAAAAACCGACGATATTTTATCAAGGCGATGCAAAACCCAACACAGGTTTATGTTTCTAAACCTTATCGCTCCTTAATTGATGTCGAACTTTGTTTGACTGTATCAAAGGTCATTGAGCTCATTAATGGTATTCAAGTCATAGCTTGCTATGATGTACATTATCGTGATAAGTCCATTTCCAGCGTTCAAATTTCGGTCTAG